One Huiozyma naganishii CBS 8797 chromosome 5, complete genome DNA segment encodes these proteins:
- the HER2 gene encoding glutamyl-tRNA(Gln) amidotransferase subunit HER2 (similar to Saccharomyces cerevisiae YMR293C; ancestral locus Anc_5.33): MQLETVLRRLPGLQSRYNIFTHHINKVTEINDPPRGKNDALKGLLAAVKDNISTKNFGATTCSSRMLKDYKAPYDATVVNLLRDSRAVILGKTNMDEFAMGASGLNNGLGGGPVINPISDIEDYCPGGSSSGSAAAVLADLVDFALGTDTGGSVRLPAAWGSILGFKPSYGRISRFGVIDFAQSLDTVGILAKDIGILRKVFSVLDKYDPRDPTSLTDDLRDQLTKSHITVERDTKPKIGIPKEFSLSSLTPEMRQHFLTYVGRLMSLGYEVYPVSVPSIKHSLIMYYILAPAEAASNLARYDGIRYGSRSIAGDMDEHNTLFGSTRAENFGPEVQKRIILGNYNLCSASYKNNFIKAQKLRVQLIDEFDNVFNFANVLTGNRSAPDGIDFILSPTNIGGPKTIKEETSIESADELSAYATDVFTTPMSLAGLPALSIPVQNGTPLGIQIAGQYGDDQRVLDFAASLYQQNT; this comes from the coding sequence ATGCAGTTGGAAACAGTGTTAAGAAGACTTCCAGGCCTACAGTCACGTTACAATATCTTTACGCACCACATCAATAAGGTGACCGAGATCAATGATCCTCCGAGGGGTAAAAATGACGCACTAAAGGGTTTGCTTGCAGCCGTTAAGGATAATATATCAaccaaaaattttggagcTACAACTTGTAGCTCTCGCATGTTGAAAGATTATAAAGCCCCGTACGATGCCACTGTGGTAAACTTGCTAAGAGACTCGAGGGCCGTCATTTTGGGGAAGACAAATATGGATGAGTTTGCGATGGGTGCCAGTGGGCTGAACAATGGATTGGGGGGTGGTCCTGTTATCAACCCGATATCTGACATCGAAGACTATTGCCCCGGAGGTTCTTCATCCGGATCTGCTGCCGCCGTGCTCGCTGACTTGGTTGATTTTGCCCTAGGAACTGATACTGGTGGGTCAGTTCGGCTGCCAGCTGCGTGGGGGTCAATACTGGGATTTAAACCGTCTTACGGACGCATTTCAAGATTTGGCGTCATAGATTTTGCACAATCCCTGGACACAGTGGGTATTTTGGCAAAAGATATCGGCATTTTAAGGAAAGTTTTTAGCGTATTGGATAAATATGATCCGAGGGATCCTACGTCACTAACGGACGATTTGAGAGACCAACTCACAAAAAGTCACATCACCGTAGAACGGGACACGAAGCCCAAAATTGGTATACCGAAAGAATTTTCCTTATCCTCATTAACACCAGAGATGAGACAACATTTTTTGACATACGTTGGGAGATTGATGTCGCTTGGATACGAAGTTTACCCAGTTTCCGTACCTTCAATTAAGCATTCTCTGATCATGTATTATATCTTAGCCCCGGCAGAAGCAGCATCCAATTTGGCGAGGTATGATGGGATACGATATGGCTCGAGGTCTATTGCTGGGGATATGGATGAACATAATACCTTGTTTGGTTCCACAAGAGCCGAAAACTTTGGCCCTGAAGTCCAAAAGAGGATTATCCTAGGGAATTACAACTTGTGCTCGGCATcctacaagaacaactttATAAAAGCCCAAAAACTGCGCGTCCAACTAATAGATGAATTTGACAATGTGTTTAATTTTGCCAACGTTCTCACAGGAAACCGCAGTGCACCAGATGGCATCGATTTTATCCTCTCACCTACTAATATAGGCGGGCCAAAGACAATCAAGGAGGAAACTTCAATTGAGAGTGCTGATGAGCTAAGTGCATATGCCACAGATGTTTTCACAACACCGATGTCTTTGGCTGGTCTACCTGCACTGTCGATACCCGTTCAAAATGGAACGCCTTTAGGAATTCAAATTGCTGGCCAATACGGTGATGATCAGAGGGTTCTTGATTTTGCTGCGTCGTTGTACCAGCAAAACACATGA